A window of Leishmania mexicana MHOM/GT/2001/U1103 complete genome, chromosome 18 genomic DNA:
GCGCCGAATCACTCCAGAGTCTTTCCGTTGGTGTGCGCCCCGGCTTTGCTGTGGCAGGTGTCGCAGGAGGTGACGTGTGCGCACCCGTGTCCGCGTGCAGCGTGTATGTCGTTCTTATAGGGGGTGGAGTCGGAGTGAAAGCGAAATGTACCGCACCGATGCGCCTCAGTAGATAATCCAGCAATGTCCCGCTCCTGTCCTGACACTCGCGATGCGGTAGCTTTGGTGCAGTTGGTGCTTGTCGTTGTTTTCGTTCCGTGAGACCTGCTACCTGTCCGTGTTTCTTGTTGTGGAGTggcaagaaaaaagaaggggGCTACCGTGTGTCCTGCAACGTGACGTAACTGTCGATTTTCTGATGAGAAGAGGATAGGCTTTGAATGgatggaagggggaggggcatggAGAGCCAAGAGCACGCCACTTGGGACATCAACGTGGTTCGCATACAGGACTGGCATAACCTTTACCGCCTCATAGCACAGTTGAGAGAGAAGCATTTTGCACTAGCTTCAGGTAGTCGGTAGTCTTGTGGAGGACTCCCACCATCGAGGCCGGGAGATACGGCAGCTGCCAGTGCCTGTCTTGttctcttcgtttttttttagGAATGGCCACCCCCCGTGTGCCGCCGTAGTAGCGAGGCACCATCCGTGACTACTCGACGCCCCCTGCGCGAGCTCCTCTGCCTGTGCGCGCCAGCGCAGAAACATAAGCCCGAGGGCCCCACCTCCTTGTGGCAGCACAGCGCCTTGTGCGTGGAAGCTTCTCTCCGATGGCTCACGTGCTCCTTCCGCCGGCAACTCCTCCCCATCTTCGCTGGTCGGAGCGCGAAGCCGAGGCAGCGCATAACCTAGAAACgatggggagagaggggcatTTTTGACGGCTGGCACCGACGCCGGGGACGGGGTCGGGTGCCTACCCGGGCGGTGGCAGGAATGGGTCGGGCAGTCCAAACGGCTTGCGGAAAAACGGGAAGTGGGGGACGCCGAACGCGACCTTTGCAGTGTCGGTGTCGGGAATTCCGTGACGTCGATGTTCTTCTTTCAGACCCAGGAGACACCGCAGCTCCTCGGGGGACTCTTCGCTGCAGTGATCACGCACCCACGGCGCGGCTTTTGCAGGATCGCCGACGCCGTTGGATGCGTGCGAGGTGGACCGTGAGCGGAGCAGGCCCGGTAAAGGTGCCGGGGCATATGGTGCGCTGTGGCGTTTTGAAGTAGGGGAGCTTCAGCGTCCTAGGTGCCCCATTCTCTATGAAGACGCCTGTGCGGTGTTGCAGGTGGTGCTTTTATGCACCTCATAGCACCTCAAATTGCGAGCGATAGGTGGCTGAGCACAGCTGGTAGCAAAATGGGAACTCTGTGTCCGGGGTGGActcggcgctggcgcgggGGCTGCAGATTTAGGGGAGATGATGATGGTCGGGGATGCGAGCATGTTTCCCTGCCTGGTGTGCCCTCAGTGCGCCAGTGCTTTAGTAGACCCGGGGGCAGTGGGGGCGGGCATGGCGTGCATCTATCTTAATGGCACGGCGTTTTGCCAGGCCCTGTGCAACTTCACCGTCTGCGGCCACAAGGACAGGGTGTGCCGAACGGCGGCGTACGCCAATGCAAAAACGCACCATGGGCATCCCACAGGCGGGGCATAGCGTACGGTCGGGATGAGTGACAGATGGGTCCGCAACGGAGAGGAACGTGTCTAAGGGGCGCCGGATCGTACTACCGTCCACCTCCGGGAAGAAGGGGTCACAGCAGCGGGGATGCACTGTTTGGCAGTGTCGGTGGATCCAATACTTGCAGTACACCTGGGGGCAATAGTggcacctccagcagcggcccACGGGTCGgaagtggggggaggggaggcggtgctcggGCCTCGGATCTGGCGGGAGCATGGGGCGGGGGCAGAGTGCCGCGAAAACATTCGCAGTGACGGAAGTAAGCTTCAGGCAGCACGGTGTGGACACAGAGCGGACACTGCCAACATTGAGGTGTTcttcggcagcggagtggaTTGCCAGGAAGCGTCTGTACAAGCCCTGTGGCGTCTGGTGCGTCTCGTCAaagtacgcacacacgcctgtgttgcgcacgtgcgcggccTTCTCGCTTTCGCAGGCATACCAAAGAAATGGGCAGAACACGAGAAGAAATCAAAAAACGGAGACGAGCAGGCGAGCCTGCATCAAAGATTCCAtgggaaggggtggggggagggaagagcgTCGAACCACAGCGATCTACAGACGAGCACGCATCGCAGAAAGTGCAAAACAGCCCGTTAGTGCAGAGCCGATCATCTAGCAGGGCACTGACGACATCTCCGCTTTGCTATCCCTGGCCACTCTCGAAGCAGGTATTTTCCCCAAAACTACCTATTGCTCCACAAAAATTAGCGCAACTCCACTCGGCACCCCTCTGgcccgtcacaggccccccccacccacctacACCGGCGTGTGGTGCGAGGCATCCGTAGAAAAACACACGTAGTACACCAAATGCGCCGGCTCGGTCATCTGAGCACGGCCTGCGCCTCAATCTCCGCCCACCACCCcgcgcctcacagccgcttcCCTCACCAGCGGGCAGTGTCACCGCCGTGGGTGAGAcgtacgctcgagtcacgtgggcacgctgcccatcatgtggacGGCACAGACCTGTTCACagtcgcaggtcgccccgacgcaccgccgtccagggCACgaccgccgacgtcagcagGGATGCGTCGCACTCGCCACCCCTCTACGTCGTAGGcacctggccctgtcaccacccGAAGTGGTTCGGCATGTGGCAGGGATATAGGAGGGCTGCGCTGGCTTCCCCCcagacccacacacagagagagtgcGGGGGTCGCTGGGGCCCTGAGATGCCACGCGCCGAGGTGTGTGTCCCTCCCCTGTCGTGAGGGGCTCAAAGCAGGTCGGGAAGGAGCATCCTCAGCCTCCTCTTTCATCGTGTGCTCTTGTCTCCTCCTTGCTGTGCCTCTTCGCCTTTGCACATCTTTACGAGAACGGCGGGAGTTGAAAGAGTCAGCTGTGCATGCGGCCTACCACTCAAGAGGCCCCCGAACAGggggcgacgccgcctctACATCTGCCCTCGCCCCCTTGCCATCAAGTAACGAGCGAAGGGTTGTTGGACGGAGTACAagccccccacccacccacccgccacCCGCGTCCCCCTCGTGCGCACGCATGTACgtacaaaaaaaagggaaaagaaaacggcgaGGCATCACGCCTGTCTCATCCACAGGATGCACTCCGGTATGCGCGGTGTCCGTGCGCGCACGTTTGTCAGCGGCTCCACAAACAAGCGgctgcgtgtatgtgcgtgtgtgttgggggggggggggcgcaagCGACGTGTAGTCCGCCGCGATACCAGCACGACACCACAGACGCGTGTATCAAGCCATCATCCTGGCCACAACGTCGTTTGACTGTCTTTccatctctccttctccctcacgTCCCGGCCTTGATGATCCGAGTACCTGTACCCTCGTGCGAGTgggcgtgtgcctgcgtgaTGCGCTGCGCGACCCTCTACCGCTAACTCGGCCCCGCGTGTAGCCTGGGCAGATGCTGAGCCCCCTTCGCTGGCCCTAGCGTGCacggcagagcagcacgaTGGCAGTGGGGTGGAGAGATGGCAAcagtgcgcgtgcgtgccccTACTGCATGAGGCCCGCACGCAGGCACCCACACAGCGTGTGGAAGAGCTGTGAGCCATAAGACAAGGAGGCATGAATACGCTGAAAGGTGAGAAATACCATGGACCCGGGACTCTCGTCGTGAAAAGCAGCGCACGAAATGTGGCCACGGTTGAtgagcaaaaaaaagaaaaacacgTAAAAGGCGGTGGGGAGCGGCGGGGTGCATGACACCGCGCCGTACAGACACACCATGCCACAGAGGGTCCGAGAGGGATGAGTTTCAACAGGTGAGTCGCTCCTTGTCGACGTTCTTGTCTTTCTTCACATTTCTTGGTGAAAAGCTGCAACGTGCGTCAAATGCCGTGCGTCTCTGCGCGCACGGGGTGAAGAAGGACAGAGAAAGCGCGGTAGAGCCTCCTCTTCCTAGGCAGGctcccactcctcctctgACAACCGTGCAGCCGCGCTAGgcttttgtgtgtgctgtggcgATGGTGAAGGTCGTCGTACGGGGGCAGTGAAGCACGTGATAGGTGAAAGACGAATCCCTCGACATGCTTGCCCATGGCAGCCAACTTTGGCCTCTACGAGGCCGTCGGCGCCAAAGTGCAGCGCATCTCACCGCGCTGGGTATTGGCCTTTTCTGGTTTATGCACGGTGTCCTCGTCAGTGCCGTGAAAGATGTGTCCCACTGCCTCGACGCCCTGCATCAGCGAGTGATCTTGATTCGCCACCTCGTACCGCCACGCGCCGAAGCGGCCCCGTGAATAGATCTGATACATGTCAcgcagcaccggctgcacctcctccagcagctcgtTGCGGCCCACGAATGGGATCGGGTAGCCCTTCTTCTCAATGTGGTGCCAACGCGACACAATCTCGTCCTCTGGACGAAGCAGCATCACCGTTCGAAGACCAGCAATGCAGTCCTCCACTATGGTGTCCACGTCGACGGGTTTGTACTGCACATTTTGGCTGACCTCCAGCAGGATGCTCCAGTGCCCCTCCGGCGCGTTTGTGTCCGCGTAGCGCGAAAAGATCGTCGCGCGGTAGAACGGAATACCGTCGTCCGGGAAGTACAGCCAGCACGCCGTCTGCATCTCCGGCGGCGGGCACCCTTTCACGCCGATGCCGATGATGTGGGTGGAGCTGTAAACCATCTTGTCAGCAATCTCGCGAAGACGCGGCGCCTTGAgcggcgacgctgacgcGGTCTCCGCATCCTCTTCCAcgccggccgccacggcgagcaGAAGATCATCTAGCGGCATGGTGGAGACAAGCGCGTCGTACGACACCGTCTCGCCATTCGCCATTGTCAGTGTCTTCGTGATCGGGTTCACCTTGATGACACGGCACTGTGGCCCAAGCGTCTTGTGCGCCTCTGGGATCATCTTCCAGACGGCCTTGTAGATGGCCCCGGTGCCGCCCGACTTTGGGAACCGGAAAGTGGCGTTGGGGCCCCAGCCAACGTCATCGCGCTTGAGCTGGATGTTCTCCTTAATGCGCTCCACGTTCACAGCGGCCACGCGCTCCCCAACCCACTCCGTGCTCATCACATGCAGCGGCACTGCCCACACCTTAAAGTTGTACGGGCGCATGAAAACCTTGGCGATGCCCTCGCCAAAATGGCGCGAGACATACTCGGCGAAGTTCTTTGGCTTCtcctgcgcggtggcggcacgggccgcctcggcctcctcgaTGCCTTGCAGGCAAGTGTCCCGCACCTCGGGTGGGAGGCGGTGAATGTTGCTCTGAAACGGGTATGGCACCCAGGCGCCGGAGCAGCGCACCCACGACTCGCGCTGGAGCGTGTTCCAGTCAGAGATGGCGAGGTTCATGACATCGTCAAAGTACGCGTAGTGGGAAAAGATGATGTGGCCACCCATGTCCCATAGGAAGCCTCTTTCGTCAAGGATACTGCGCGAGAGGCCGCCagggacggcgccgccgtcgtagAGATGAAAGTTGGGGTGCTTGAGCTCCACCAAACGcactgcagcgccgaggcCGGTGGGGCCGGCGCCGATAATGACCACCTTCTTGTCAGCGCTCATGATGGTTTTGCTGCGCGTGTCGGCGTTGCGTCAGTTGatgtgcgtgcttgcgctTGGCTGTTGTTCTTCGAGGTGAGGCGTAAAACAGACACGGAAAAAATAGTCAGTGGACCTGCGTGGAGGGAAGGGGCAACAAGGGAAAATGCAACGGCGTATGCACAAGGAaagcgagggggagagagggggaggggcgagaacaaatatatatacatatatatgaATATACACGTAGATGAACACGtataggtgtgtgtgtgtgtgtgtgtgtacaatGACCGGTGGAAGTGGAGGTAGGGCAAAGtggtgaagcagcagcggcaacggctacagcgcacacgcactcgtTACGCAACGTGGGGCAAGACAGAACGGCgagagggaaaaaaaggaaccGAAAAATAAACATCAAAAAACCAGCGCGGCAACTCCAGCACAGGCAGACGAGCTGGACTAGTAGATAAGATCCTCTTCCTACTTGCCGGCCAGCCACCCAACCCCACcccagacacacgcacacacacacacgcgtacagATGcacgcagcgagagagcgaatATGTGCGCACGTGTAGGCAACACGACGCCGAGAAGTTCTCGGGGAAGAGAaatggagggagggcggcgcaACGAAGGAGAGATGTGGGTAGTGGTGAGCGAAGAGGGGCAATACGGATAGTccggtgcgccgcctcgcgcacaCGTGGCCAGACGAAGAGAGGGGGTCTTCGACGCAGCATCAGAGAGCCAAAGGCGAAGCGCACTCTCGCCCCCATCACGCGCGCGGCCACATGTGATGCGCGGCTGCGTACGAGTGTGCTTGTCGATACCCATGAGACCAGTTCGTCACTCTATTGgggccgaaaaaaaaagaaccTCCATTCCGTCCGCTGACGGCGTTCGCCACAGCCCTGCTCGTCCCCTGCGGTCATCGTCGAGGCCTCTGGTCTACGCATGTGTGTCTTTGTTTCGCCTTTTCGCTGTCTCGCTGCTTAGCACATCACCGTAACAGAACACAAGAAAAATACGAAAgaacgggggaggggaggggcgagaagGGCGAGTGTGCGGGTGgggcgtgcacacgcacacacacacacagacgcgcaggCATAGATAGAGAAAAACAAGAATAATgtaggaggagggagacggaggggggCTCGAGAaaacgcacacagacacaccgaCATACACATGACGACGCACATGCATGTATCTGCATTTCCCCTGTCCTTGGGCAGCCAACGAGAGACAAGCAGGTGGTCTGAGGCGCCGGTAGCACAAGTGGAATGGAGGCGCGAGCGATACGAatcactcacacacacacatgtacgTGCGTAGGTCGGTTCGCGTGTATGTTTTCGCGTTTTTGCTCTTCTTGGTTCTCTTGACTTCGttcttcttcctccgctCACATGTAATCGAGCGAGTAGCCGAACACGGCCTTGATAGCGTCGAAGAAGTTTGCCCTCCATCCCTCCTGCACACTTCGCAGCTCACCAGCAGGAATGCCGGACTGAGTGAACTCCAGCGTCGTCACGCCAGGCTCCTCCTtcaccagctgcagcaccaccaagCTGTGCACACCGACAGGCCAGCTGCCAAGACGCCACTGCTTCTTGATCAGGGTCAAGGGCTGCACATCCACGTAGTAGCCGCTGATGACACCACCGAGATAGCTGAACCGGCCACCGGCCTTCACGTCCATGGTGGCGGGGCTCCGCGTGTACACGCTGGCCTTGCTCGGGTCCGTCAGGGCCGCGTACAACTCCGCAATTGGCGCGCCCCAGCGCATCTTCCACGAGAAAGACGTGTTTtcattgctgctgctgctgcccgaCTTGGGCTCCGCCGTAGACTTCTTCTCAACCGCTGCGGCGTTGGATCCCGGGGAGGTGGACGCGGACGCCgacgatggtggcggtggtgggggcaAGGTGGCACCGCTCTTCAGCTGCTTGCCGATCTGATACTCGGTGAAGAGGGCATCGAAGAAGGTGGCGATCTCCTGCCGCACTGTCGCGCGGCCGGCCGCCTGCACCACCGACTCGAGCTGCTGCGAAGCGGCGTCGTTATCCTGACATGTGACCACAATGTCGTAAGCGTTTTTGAACTCGTCGTGGTCGACCTCGGCCACCTCCATTTTGCCCTGAATCACCTGATCCGCGTCGGCCATCTTGCCCACCCACTTCAGCGTCATCTTCAGCTCGAAGTAGCACATCATCTTCCctttgcgctgcgccaccgtgaCGTCACCAGATATGTCGCTCACCTCCTCAATCTTGAGGTACTCGACGCTCTTCTCCATATCTGCCGGGACCGGGATCGCATGCTCGGCAAAGATGCTCTTGAGcttgctgtgcgtgtgttgagAAAGGTCGCGCTCCTCCCAGTGCCACGAGTTCACGTTGGCGCCATCCGTGCGCTCGCTGACAATCCACCGCGGATCGCCCTCACCGACCTTGGCCATTACGTCAAAGGTGCCGCTGTTATTTtctggggaggggagagggttGGTAGCTGTCAGCTGGAGGTTGAGAGATGCCACCTCCCCGTGTCAAGTCCACAGACGGGAAAGAGGCAAGGGACGGTGCGGTGATGTTGGTgacgagcagctgctggcctTATGAATtccaccggcggcagcagcagcaacaaacacacacgcacacagacagacacagagacaaCGAGATCGCCAGGGACGCACTGATGGCACACCCGTCACcggagcacacacacacacgcgcacgcgcacagagtATGATCGAAGGAAAACAGAGACAGAACGAGTGCGCTGAAAGTTTTCCGCCCACGAAACGATCGCGTTGAGAAGTTACGAGAAAGATCCTTGTGTTGCGGTGGTCGTTGTATGCGGCATGACAGAAGGCGATGCGCCGAAGCGCACGAGCGCATCGAGCGAGAGGTGATGGGAGTAGTAAAGAGAGCGAATAAAGTATACGGTAACAAACGACAGTGGCAGCACGAGGCATGCGCGACAGCGTTCCTCTTTACGGTGAAAGCATGAGCTGCCGCGGGGGGTCATGAGGTACGCTCTACGGCAGAACGCACCGCCCCATCCTTAAATATCTTACCCTCGACCACAAGCAAGGCCGATACAGCGATCTGACGGCGTCCCTTGCGAtctcccaccccccccctccccaccggCACCACACATGGGATCTGAGAGGCAGCAAACGAGCTACCGCACAGCGCCCACGTCGCACGGAAAGGTGCCCTTTATTAGTATCCTGGCGCACGCCATGCGTTTCCTCGTCCCTCCGCAGTCCGTCCTTTGCGGCGTGGCGGGCGGCGTTCGTTTTGTTTCTCTGTTCTTATGCAGGACGTCATCGGACACGTGCGTgacacgaaaaaaaacgaaaaataaaggaggagagcgtgtgtgtgtgtccgtgtgtgtgcgtgggggggggggacggaggGGACGGAGGATCAAGGGGAGAGCGAAGCAAACGAACCACAGTCGTAATAATAAAGTCAGCTCGAAAAGAAAGCACGGAAAGAAAGCGCAtgcagacacacccacagcCACAGCCATCGCCATCGAATCCTGTGACGCACGCAGCTTCAACGCACATActgatacacacacacaaaaagccCACGCAACGAGAGAGATACATCTAGACGTGAATAACCACTACCGCAAGCATagctccccccaccccctccctccctcgccttccACGCTCACACCACACGCAACCGAACACACACGTAGACTTACCCGCGTCAGTGCATCTGCCGCACCGCAACGGTGGAACCGGAGCCAAAAGACACAAAGCAAAGCACAACCGAAACAGCAACAACCTACACGTTAGACGCCATGGGTAACTGTTATGTCGAAAAGCACATGCAGCCAAGGCACGCCTTTACCGCCTTCAAAGCCCCGCCCTTGGCCACGCTGCCGGTCTCCATCCGATCCCAACCCAACCCCCACGACGCCACGAAGAGCGCAGGGAACGGTGGAGAAGACATCCACAGGTATTATCGAGACAAGTCCTACGAGGCCAGGACTCAGCTGGAGCGGGGACCACAGCGCAaacaacaaaggaaaaaaaaacggcgaATCGAACCAGAGAGAGTTCCTTTCTGTGCCGCCGTTCCTGCAAcggccagcgccagcagcatccacgcacaagcacacaaagACGTGCCTCCGTGAGTGTGTTCcccggggggagggggggaagaggcacacacacacacctctcacacacgcacagtaATGCCGCCCACCCGCAGCTTTATCAGTTACTTGGACGATTCCTTCTTGGACCTCTTCGCCGGCTTCTTGTCCTCATCATCGTCAGAGGCAGAGCTGTCAGCGCTGCGCTCGGCATCACCGCCAGCCGCCGACTGCGCCTTCTTTTCCTGAAGCTTTCGCTCGTATTTCTCCGCGTCTTTTCGGACCACCTCGAAAAACTGCTCGCGTTGCTTCTCCCGCAGCTTCAGCGTCTCCGCCGCAGGTGGAGGGTTTATAAAGCCGCTGCGGTTGTggtccgctgcagcaggtccGCTAATcgacgctgcaccaccgcctaAGCCGTACGGTTGCTGTTGGCCTGCCTGCATCGgcatctgctgctgttgtctGAGAGGTGGCCCACACATCTTGGGCGGGTACATGCCAGGCCCGTTCATTGGCATATCACcccactgctgcggctgcggctggcgcggcggcatcatGCCGTAACCGCCACCCATGGGGTCCATCATGCTGGGCCCCATGTTTATGTGAATCCCTTGGggggcaccaccacccatcATGGGTACACCGGCGCCGAGGGTGCCGTTGCCACCGTTCGGGTTTGGCATGAAAGCAGCATCACCCATCATATTGCCGCTATTTGGCATTGTgggaagcggcagcggtgactgcatggcgctgctgcccatTACTCCcatctgcggctgctgcgccgacgccggcgtaCTACCGTCGCTGTTCGCGCTGTTGCCGTTGGCTGCATTGATGTTGTTACCGTGACCGAGGCAGGTAatgagcagctgctgctgcgccggtgaGAGCTGCCGCGGGTCCATCTTGCCCTCCTGAAGGAACTGGAGGAGCAACCGTGCctccatctgctgctgcggcgaaAGACCGTTGACGCTCATCATCATTCCACCATCGTTGTTGTAGTGGCGGTTGCCGCCCATCCGCGAgtggccaccgccggcgccgttACCGGTCGCATAACCTTCGGGTTTGTTCACGTTGCCCTTGCTCACGCCGACCTTCAGCTTGCGGCCGACGAGGGTGAAGCCGTTGTACTTCATGGCGCGAGCGCGGTCATCCTCTGTAGCGAAGTCGATAAAACCAAAGCGGTACGGGTCGCCCTCACGCCCATTCAGAGAGCAGTCGATGATCGTGCCGCACTGGCAGAACACCTGCTTCAGCATGTCGATCGTGACGGAGCGGTCGATGTTGCCGATGTAGCACCCAAAGCGGGTCTGCATGGGCGTGCCTGACATGGTGCTGACGGGCTATGCGTAtgagtgtgcgcgtgtagAGTGGGTCGGAGAGACGCTGCACGTGGGCGTCGATCGAGCGACCAAGAGCCAAAGGAAGCAGAGGCGaatgtgcgtgcgtgtgtgcgtgtgcgtgaaaAGGATGGTgcaggagaaagagagagagggaggggtcGATTCTCTACTCGTCAGCTGAGTACCGCAAGAGCAGGAGGGAGCCGCAACGCCCGCAGCAAGGCGAAGTAGCGCCACAGCCGAgtcgagagagggagagagagaatagGGGAGAAACGGAAATACCAAAATTATAGAGAAGACGGTATCGGGCAAgcgagggcagagagggcagagagggcagagagggagaggcgagatgtgaggaaaaaaaagcccTGCGCACTCAATCACGCGCCTTGCACAAAGTAGAGTTGATGAAGTCGACGAGGCGTGTCACACGTCTATTCTCTGTGCGCATGTATCCGGGGTGTCTGCGTcggtgtgggtgggcggatgggagagagagagagagccgaaAAAGAAGCAGAGGAAGGCGCACACGAGACCGACTCACTCGCGCAGTCACCTCCCGCTGGATGTTCGTGTTGGCTGTAGCTACCACAGAATCTGCACGGACGGACGCACAGCGATGGCgcgcacaagagagagagaaagagggtgCGCAAGGACAGCAAGATGACAGGCAGGTAGCTGTGGCAGCGCGTGTATGTCTTTCGCGATGCGCAGCCGTGGCAAGGAGCCACGTTGTGAGTCTCtaggcagagagggggacgtGTGTGACGCGCAGCGCACCGACGGCTcgcgcgagagcgagagagagaggtggcaggaggaaggggcggaGGAAGAAGACGAGGCGATGACAGTGCTTGCCTTCATCAAGCGGTCCTGAGCGCTACACACACAGTCCTTGTATGTCGAGGCGTGGTGAAGCGAGCTAACAAATGGAGAGGCCTTCACGCACGCATGTACACACCTACATAAAGAGTACAAGGATGCAGGAGAGGACCCCGCCGCTCCCTCCGTCAGCAAAGGACATGTGCATGTCATCTCGCATTCGATGCGGGTGGCACAAGAAGGGGGAGCCTCACATTTACGGACCAAGGCAAGGTGGCATGGACTCCGTCGGTACAACAGCATGTCGCACGGCATACCAGCGCCCGCCggcccgcccccccccacacacacacaccaccaacCTCCCCAGCTCTCACTGGCActgccgcccctccctcttttgttgccgcccctctctcgctctcccctcgcCTGGCCCAGTGCCAagctcctcccctctcgctcgcgctctctctctcccagaCGCGGGACCCAACATGCCTCCACCGCAACGCACGCTCGCCTCAGCACGCCGTTGCTGAGAGTCTCGTCTGTGATGTCAACTTTCCATATATGTTTATCTGCATGCAAGCGCAAGTGGCACGTGTGTTAGCAATCATTTAACAATCGGCAGGCGCCTCACACGTGAGCGATGGACGTGACGGGGTGCGGGAACAACGCGGGAGAGACCCTGGAACTGGCATGCGCCAACATGGAGTCACAGCGCACCCGCAGAGAGCAGGCGCAGCCGAATGAGGATAGCATTGGTCCCTCTGTCTTCTCaatcgcctccgccgcgtccaccaccaccaccggcacaccGGTAGATGACGCTGTAACTCAGAGACAAACACGCTCGAGATAGAGCAGCTCCTGCGGAGATCCACGTCACTAAAACAGCCTCCCTCTTCTATCGCCTTCACATACGTGGTCAAGCCCGTTCCGCTCAGGCAGCCGCGACGTCATgacagtggtggtggtgatggtggtgcgTGGTGCACGCGCGCTGTCGGTACCGTGCACACAATTATTCGTCGTCGATGGGGTCGTATCCATTATGACCTTACTAACCAGAGGACAAAGAAACAGGGGATGCCGACACGGCCcacaacacacaacacacacacacgaaaagcCCCCAAGACAAAGacggaagaagaggaggaggaggaggggggcagagcagcgccgca
This region includes:
- a CDS encoding UDP-galactopyranose mutase → MSADKKVVIIGAGPTGLGAAVRLVELKHPNFHLYDGGAVPGGLSRSILDERGFLWDMGGHIIFSHYAYFDDVMNLAISDWNTLQRESWVRCSGAWVPYPFQSNIHRLPPEVRDTCLQGIEEAEAARAATAQEKPKNFAEYVSRHFGEGIAKVFMRPYNFKVWAVPLHVMSTEWVGERVAAVNVERIKENIQLKRDDVGWGPNATFRFPKSGGTGAIYKAVWKMIPEAHKTLGPQCRVIKVNPITKTLTMANGETVSYDALVSTMPLDDLLLAVAAGVEEDAETASASPLKAPRLREIADKMVYSSTHIIGIGVKGCPPPEMQTACWLYFPDDGIPFYRATIFSRYADTNAPEGHWSILLEVSQNVQYKPVDVDTIVEDCIAGLRTVMLLRPEDEIVSRWHHIEKKGYPIPFVGRNELLEEVQPVLRDMYQIYSRGRFGAWRYEVANQDHSLMQGVEAVGHIFHGTDEDTVHKPEKANTQRGEMRCTLAPTAS
- a CDS encoding putative RNA-binding protein, which codes for MSGTPMQTRFGCYIGNIDRSVTIDMLKQVFCQCGTIIDCSLNGREGDPYRFGFIDFATEDDRARAMKYNGFTLVGRKLKVGVSKGNVNKPEGYATGNGAGGGHSRMGGNRHYNNDGGMMMSVNGLSPQQQMEARLLLQFLQEGKMDPRQLSPAQQQLLITCLGHGNNINAANGNSANSDGSTPASAQQPQMGVMGSSAMQSPLPLPTMPNSGNMMGDAAFMPNPNGGNGTLGAGVPMMGGGAPQGIHINMGPSMMDPMGGGYGMMPPRQPQPQQWGDMPMNGPGMYPPKMCGPPLRQQQQMPMQAGQQQPYGLGGGAASISGPAAADHNRSGFINPPPAAETLKLREKQREQFFEVVRKDAEKYERKLQEKKAQSAAGGDAERSADSSASDDDEDKKPAKRSKKESSK